AGCTGAAGAGAATCGATGCGGTGTGCGCTCGATTCGAATCTGCCTGGGATCAGGATTCGCCGCCGGACCTGTCCCGGTTTCTCGCCACGAACGAAACCGCCGCCGGCGCAGCTCCGGACCGTCAGGAACAAATCCGGCTGAGACTGTTTCGGGAACTGCTGCTGGCCGATCTGGAACAGCGGCAGCGGCGCGGACTAACCGTTGGCCGCCAGTCGTACATCGGACGGTTTCCGGAACTGGCCGAACACGTCGATGCCGCGTTTCGGGAATTCGACGTCGAACACGCGGCTCATCGCCGAAGCGGATTTCCATCCATGGCCGCGGCCGCCAGCGGGACGGAGCACCTGCTGCCGAAAATGATCGGCGTCTACGAACGCGGACCCTGCATCGGCCGCGGCGGCATGGGCGTCATCTATCGAGGCCGGGATACTCGGCTGGGACGCGATGTCGCCATCAAGATTATGTCCCGACGGTGTCTGGACAATCGGGACCTGATCAACCGGTTTCAGCACGAAGCCAGTTCGGTGGCTCGTCTGTCGCATCCCAACATTGTTGTGCTGCACGACATCGGCTGCCAGGAAATTGCCGGAGTCGGCGTGTTTCCGTTTGCGGTTATGGAACTGCTGGAAGGCGAAAGTCTGCGTTCACGTTTGTCCAAACCCGTGGCCGTGCGCGACGCGATCAGCTTCAGCCTGCAGATCGCGGATGCTCTGGCCGCCGCCCATCAGCGAGGAATCATTCACCGGGACATCAAACCGGAAAACGTGTTTCTGGTGAGCGGCACGCTCGTCAAGGTGCTGGACTTCGGACTGGCGAAGACGGTTTCCGATGTCACGGCCGAACCGGATACCGTCGACGCCACAGCCCCGGCGCAGCTTTCGACACAGCAGGGACGCATTCTCGGCACGTACGGTTACATGGCTCCGGAACAAATCGTGGGCACACCAGCCACGGCCGCCAGCGACATCTTTGCTCTCACGTGCGTCCTGTTTGAACTGCTGACGGGTGTTGCCGCGTTTGTCGGTCGCACGCAGACGGACATCGCGTCGGCAACGCTGCGTGACGATCCGCTGGCAGTTCAGAACCCGCGACCTCATGTCGCCGCTGTTCTGGACCGCCTTCCTGATCCGCTGCTGGAACTGCTGGAGCACGGTTTTCGGAAGGATCCCGCTCGCCGGCTTGCTTCGGCAACGGAATTTGGCAGGCGGCTGAAGGAATTACCGGACGAATGGGACACCGGACGAACAGCGCGAGCGGCGCTGGCGGCTCAATCCCGAAGCAGTTCGCAATGGAAGAAAGCGGGCACGATGATCGCCGCGGTGTCTGTGCTGGTCGCCGCCGGCTACGGGGTCAGCCGCCGAGAAGAGCCGGGACAAACTTCGCCGGCCGTTGCCGCGGCACCAGGTTCGACAGCGACGGCGCACGCGGCGGAAACGGAAACGGCGACCGTGTCGTCGGCCGCCGGGGTCATTTCGCCGCACTCACTGGCGGTGCTGCCGTTCACGACAACCGGCGATGACAGCAGCGAACTCTTCGCGCAGGGCATCACGATTACCCTGACAAATGACCTGTCGCAGTTTCCCGAACTGGAAGTCAGGCCGTATGGCTCGTCCGCCGTGTTGGCGGAATCTTCCGATGGATCCCGGTTGAATCATCAGGACGCTGCCCGGCAGTTGCAGGTTGCGAAGCTGGTGACCGGCACGCTGGAATTTGTCGGCGAGAATATTGTCATCGTCATCGAACTGATCGACGCGGAAAAGAACAGCGCGTTGTGGAGTCACCAGATTCAGACATCGCGAAGCAAACTGCTGACGATTCAGTCGCAGCTTGCCGATCAGCTTGCCTGGCAGTTGTCGGCAGGCCCGCGGTCAGCGCTGATTTCGTCTGCCGGCCAGGCACCGACGACCAGTCTGGATGCCTACCGGGAATACATTCTGGGACAGGTGGAGTGGAATCAGCGGACTCCGGCTGCCGTCGCCGCGGCCGACGATCACTTCCGCCGCGCTGTCGAACGCGATCCGCACTTCGCCGCTGCGTGGGCCGGAATCGCTCAGTGCTGCATCGTCCAGGCGGAGCGCGATCTTGCTCCCAGGCAGGAAGCGCTGGAAAAGGCGGAGTCGGCGATTTCCGAAGCGCTTGCCGTCGATCCGGCCTGCGTCGATGCGATCATCACGCGAGCCATGATCGCGTTTGAGTTTCGTCGGGACTTTGCAGCTGCCGAACAGGGCTTTCTTTCTGCGCAGGCACTGATGCCGAACCATGTCACCGGACACCAGTGGTATTCGGAACTGCTGTCGGCCACCGGTCAGCACGAGCCGGCGATTGAACAGGCACGGCTGGCGTGCCGACTGGCTCCGCAATCCGCCATCGCATCGGCGGTTCTGGGACGGAATCTGTTCAAGGCCGGGCGGTTCGGCGAGTCCATCGAACAGTTGCGGTCAACCATTTCTCGGTACCCGGACTTTGATCGAGCCCGTGGCTACCTGATCGAAGCGTTCGAGGAGACCGGCGACTTCGACGGGGCTCTGCAGCAATGGCAGATTCTCGCCCGCGGCGACCGCATTACGGACATTTTGAAGGAATCGCTCCGGATTCGCGGGGCTGCCGGATACTGGCAGGCTCGGCTGGATCACGCGGAGGAACTCGGACGGCTGCACCCGGTTTCAACCGTATTCCTGGCGGGAATTCACGCTCATTTGGGCGGACCGGAACACCTGGACGCCGCGTTCACGATCCTGAACGACGCGTTGGTGCAACAATCTCCGGCGCTGACGGCAAATTTGCTGGTTCACCCGGCGTTTTCCGGCCTGCGAGCGGATCCGAGATTCCGCCAGCTTGAAAAGGCGTTCGAACGCTGACCGCGATGTTCCCTGACGCCTTGCGCGGTTTTCCGGAAGCGATGTGGCAAACCTCGCACCAGTTCTCAGCGGCAGTAACAAGTTCCTTGATTCCGGTCAGGAACACCCCCATAATCCCGCAGCCTGATGATTGTGCAATTTGACGTAATTCCTTGATCTGTCAGCAGTTGGAGCAGAAACCATGAAATCAGAAGATTTGAAAGAGTTTCGAAAAATGCTCCGGCTGATGCAGGCTCGCCTGCAGGGCGACGTTGAACAGATCGAAGAAGAAGCGTTTTCGGCCGCAGCCAACGGATCGCACGGGTCGTCCAATCACATGGCGGAAATGGGCACCGATGCGTGGGACCTGGATTTTTCCCTGCGAATCGTCGAAAACGACCAGGAAGTCCTGTCGGAAATCGCGGCCGCGCTGAAGAAGATCGATCAGGGCACCTTCGGCCTGTGCGAAATGTGTCTGGAAAAGGGAGCCGTGGAATCAAAAGCCGGCATTCCCAAAGCCCGCCTGCGCGCGATACCCTACGCTCGTAACTGCGTCAACTGCGAGCGAAAAAGGGAAGAAGAGCACTGATGCATGGAGTGCCCCGGAATCGGATGGTTACCTTCGGTACGCTGACCGCCCTGTGCGTGGTCACCGATCTCTGGTCAAAAGACGCCGTGTTTTCCCGGTTCGGCCTTAACGCGGGAACCGACTGGATTCTGGACGGCTGGGTTCGCTTCCGTCTCCACACAAGCCTGAACTTCGGCGCACTGTGGGGAATGGGTCAGGGGCTGTCTTCCGTTTTCGCCCTGCTAAGCGTGGCCGCTTTCGTCGGCATCATTTACTGGCTGTTCATTCGCGGCGCCGCGCACAGTCTGTGGCTGACCGTCTCTCTGGCGTTTGTGGCCGGCGGAAGTCTGGGCAACCTGTACGACCGGCTGGGGGTCATGATTCCGGGGGAAGCGGAACTCGTCTGCGGCTGTGCGAGATTTCCTGCACTTTCAGTTCGGCGGTACGGTGAACGATCCGTTGCTCGACTGGGCCATCTTCAACGTCGCCGACATGTGCCTGGTGACGGGAGCCATCATGCTGATGATCCAGTCGTTCCGGACTCCGCATCACGAATCCGTCGTCGAACCGGTGGCTGCCGCCGCGTCAAAATAACGCAGGCTGGAGCGTGTCCGCCGTTCGGTACGCGCGAGCGATTGCCGTTGCCGCTCTGAGTGACCACACTGCGCCGTGTGCGTTCACGAAGCCGCAACGCCTGCTGCCGACATGCCACATTATTGACGCCGACGGACCAACGGGGAGCACATGTTCGGGATCATCTTTCGCAGGACATTTTTCATCTGCACAGCTGCGTTTTGCTGCGTGCCGGGTTTTCGTTCGCACGCGGACGACTGGCCGCACTGGCGCGGTTCGAACCGGAATGACATCGTCGACGAATCATCCGGCTGGAACGGCGGCGACTGGCCGATTCGTGAACTCTGGAAGGCCGGCATCGGCGAAGGAGCATCATCGCCGCTGATCGTCGGCGACCGGCTGTTCACGATGGGCTGGCATGACGGCAATGACCACGTCGTATGCCTGGACGCCGCAACCGGAACCGAACTGTGGCGGCAGAGCTATCCGTGTCCGAAATATGGCCGGCTGGCGACAGGTGACGAAGGACTGTATTCCGGGCCGTCGTCGACACCGGAATACGACGCGCAAACCGGCTGGCTCTACACACTCAGCACTGACGGCGACCTGCTGTGCTGGAACACCAGGGAACAGGGTCGGCGAATCTGGGGCCTGAATCTGCACGACGAATTCGACATTCCACAGCGTCCGCAGGTGGAACGCAGCGGTCTGCGAGACTACGGCTACACGTCGTCGCCGCTGATTCACGGCCAGTGGGTGATTGTCGAAGTCGGAGCGAAGCAGGGAAACCTGATGGCGTTCGACAGACAAACCGGACGAAAGGTCTGGGCTTCGCAGGCGACGTCGCCGCCCGGACACAACGGCGGTCCGGTGCCCATCACCGTCGAAAACGTACCCTGCGTCGCGGTCCACAACTTCGATGGTCTGCAGGTCGTTCGAATGGACAGCGGCCACGAAGGGGAAACCGTCGCCACATATCCGTGGATCACATCCTTCGCCAACAATATCGCGTCGGTCGCCGTGCATGATGACTGTGTTTTGCTGACATCCGCTTACAACCAGAACAGAATTTCCAGGCTGCGAATTACTCTGAACGGAGCGGTCGAAGTCTGGCAGCAGCAGGCCGCGTCAAAGATCTGCACTCCCGTGATTCACAAGGGCCATGTTTACTGGGCGTGGCAGAATCTGATGTGTCTGGACTATGAAACCGGCGACATCAAATGGCAGGGCGGTCGCTGCGGAGACGCCGGTTCGTGCGTGGTGACGTCCGATGACCGTTTGATTATGTGGACCGGAAACGGCGACCTGACACTTACGGAAACGGCCGTTCGTTCACCCGATCAGTTCACCGAACTTGCCTCTCGGAAGGGAGTCGGCCGAGCCGACGCCTGGCCGCACGTGGTGCTCGCGGCCGGACGGCTGTACTGCAGAGACCGCAGCGGCCCGATCGTCTGTTTTCAGATGGCGAGCGGCAGATGAGCTTTTACCTGCCCGCTAGACGCGGTTGTGTTCCCAGAGAACCGGGGCTAGTGTTTTGTCAGGCATGAGTCGATGGATCGTGTGCCACTGGCCGTGCCAGTGCTCTGCAACATTGAACACACCGGCACAGCCAGTGCCACACATCAAAACACGATGGACTAGGCGCTAGCGCCCTGCGGCTGGCAGGTAGATTCTCATCTGCCGCGCGCCTTATTGCGCGGCTTTGGCTAAGGCGTCAGGATGATTTTTCCGGTCAGCGAACCGGCGCCTTCCAGCGTGTTCGCTTCCTGCATCCGGTGAGCTTCCGCGGCGTCGGCGAGTGAAAACTCCTGACCAATCAGCGGCTGGAACCGTCCGGTTTCCATCAAGGTGTTGAGTTCCCGCGCCGCGGCCTGTTGTTCTTCGGCCGATGCGTTGAACATGGCGAAACCGATGGCGCGCAGATCGTTGACATAAAACGGACCGACGGGAAACTCGGGCCGTGCGTCGCGACCCGCCATCAACACGATCCGCCCGCGGCGAGCCATCAGCGGCACCGTGCGGTCCAGATCCGGGTTGCGAAGTGTTTCAAACCACAGATCGATGCGGCCATTCTGTTCAACGAAGGCCGCCAGTTTCGAAACGACGTCATCCTGCCTGTAGTTGATGACGACGTCCGCTCCAAGATCGCCGGCGATGGATGCTTTTTCGTCGCTGCCGACAGTTGTCAGCACGGTGGCTCCGGCGGCCTTTGCCAGTTGCACAACCGCCGAACCGACGCCTCCCGTTCCTCCGTTGACGAAAACGTTTTCCGCCTTCTTCAGTCCGCCGTGCAGGTGCAGTCCCAGATGCGCGGTGATTCCGGTGAGTGCTCCCGCGGCGGCGGCTTTGGCTGTCACATTATCCGGCGCGCCATACAGCCACTGAGCATCAACGGCCGCCAGTTCACAGAACGTTCCCTGCCTTCCGAACAGGCCCTGATTGCTGCCCCACACGCGGTCGCCGACGGCCATCGCTGTGAC
The sequence above is a segment of the Planctomycetaceae bacterium genome. Coding sequences within it:
- a CDS encoding protein kinase — its product is MSRTVSDQADLPTAELKRIDAVCARFESAWDQDSPPDLSRFLATNETAAGAAPDRQEQIRLRLFRELLLADLEQRQRRGLTVGRQSYIGRFPELAEHVDAAFREFDVEHAAHRRSGFPSMAAAASGTEHLLPKMIGVYERGPCIGRGGMGVIYRGRDTRLGRDVAIKIMSRRCLDNRDLINRFQHEASSVARLSHPNIVVLHDIGCQEIAGVGVFPFAVMELLEGESLRSRLSKPVAVRDAISFSLQIADALAAAHQRGIIHRDIKPENVFLVSGTLVKVLDFGLAKTVSDVTAEPDTVDATAPAQLSTQQGRILGTYGYMAPEQIVGTPATAASDIFALTCVLFELLTGVAAFVGRTQTDIASATLRDDPLAVQNPRPHVAAVLDRLPDPLLELLEHGFRKDPARRLASATEFGRRLKELPDEWDTGRTARAALAAQSRSSSQWKKAGTMIAAVSVLVAAGYGVSRREEPGQTSPAVAAAPGSTATAHAAETETATVSSAAGVISPHSLAVLPFTTTGDDSSELFAQGITITLTNDLSQFPELEVRPYGSSAVLAESSDGSRLNHQDAARQLQVAKLVTGTLEFVGENIVIVIELIDAEKNSALWSHQIQTSRSKLLTIQSQLADQLAWQLSAGPRSALISSAGQAPTTSLDAYREYILGQVEWNQRTPAAVAAADDHFRRAVERDPHFAAAWAGIAQCCIVQAERDLAPRQEALEKAESAISEALAVDPACVDAIITRAMIAFEFRRDFAAAEQGFLSAQALMPNHVTGHQWYSELLSATGQHEPAIEQARLACRLAPQSAIASAVLGRNLFKAGRFGESIEQLRSTISRYPDFDRARGYLIEAFEETGDFDGALQQWQILARGDRITDILKESLRIRGAAGYWQARLDHAEELGRLHPVSTVFLAGIHAHLGGPEHLDAAFTILNDALVQQSPALTANLLVHPAFSGLRADPRFRQLEKAFER
- a CDS encoding TraR/DksA C4-type zinc finger protein, translating into MKSEDLKEFRKMLRLMQARLQGDVEQIEEEAFSAAANGSHGSSNHMAEMGTDAWDLDFSLRIVENDQEVLSEIAAALKKIDQGTFGLCEMCLEKGAVESKAGIPKARLRAIPYARNCVNCERKREEEH
- a CDS encoding signal peptidase II, which encodes MHGVPRNRMVTFGTLTALCVVTDLWSKDAVFSRFGLNAGTDWILDGWVRFRLHTSLNFGALWGMGQGLSSVFALLSVAAFVGIIYWLFIRGAAHSLWLTVSLAFVAGGSLGNLYDRLGVMIPGEAELVCGCARFPALSVRRYGERSVARLGHLQRRRHVPGDGSHHADDPVVPDSASRIRRRTGGCRRVKITQAGACPPFGTRERLPLPL
- a CDS encoding PQQ-binding-like beta-propeller repeat protein, translating into MPGFRSHADDWPHWRGSNRNDIVDESSGWNGGDWPIRELWKAGIGEGASSPLIVGDRLFTMGWHDGNDHVVCLDAATGTELWRQSYPCPKYGRLATGDEGLYSGPSSTPEYDAQTGWLYTLSTDGDLLCWNTREQGRRIWGLNLHDEFDIPQRPQVERSGLRDYGYTSSPLIHGQWVIVEVGAKQGNLMAFDRQTGRKVWASQATSPPGHNGGPVPITVENVPCVAVHNFDGLQVVRMDSGHEGETVATYPWITSFANNIASVAVHDDCVLLTSAYNQNRISRLRITLNGAVEVWQQQAASKICTPVIHKGHVYWAWQNLMCLDYETGDIKWQGGRCGDAGSCVVTSDDRLIMWTGNGDLTLTETAVRSPDQFTELASRKGVGRADAWPHVVLAAGRLYCRDRSGPIVCFQMASGR
- a CDS encoding NADPH:quinone reductase; protein product: MKAAYINSTGPASVIEYGELQSPTPQPGQVLVRMEAVAVNPIDTYIRAGLVKMQLPMPYVIGCDIAGTVEQLGDGVTAMAVGDRVWGSNQGLFGRQGTFCELAAVDAQWLYGAPDNVTAKAAAAGALTGITAHLGLHLHGGLKKAENVFVNGGTGGVGSAVVQLAKAAGATVLTTVGSDEKASIAGDLGADVVINYRQDDVVSKLAAFVEQNGRIDLWFETLRNPDLDRTVPLMARRGRIVLMAGRDARPEFPVGPFYVNDLRAIGFAMFNASAEEQQAAARELNTLMETGRFQPLIGQEFSLADAAEAHRMQEANTLEGAGSLTGKIILTP